A stretch of DNA from Doryrhamphus excisus isolate RoL2022-K1 chromosome 6, RoL_Dexc_1.0, whole genome shotgun sequence:
TGACGATAAGAATGCTACGTTTGGGAAAAACTCCCTGCATTCTCTCCGACAACGTTCTCCAGGGATCCCACAGACAACAATATGGCGACTGATTGGGATGACAGCATTTCCAAAATGAAGTCACTTCATCCCGGATTTTTGGTTGAAATGTGCACCATTTCCTCACTTGAACATTTGGGATGAGCTTCCAACGGGAATACTTACACTTCATCTTCATATTCCTTTGGGGGCGACACTGCAATCACAACATCAATCCAGTCCTGAAGGAGAGGACAAAATACCGTTTGTCAGAAATACACGTTTGCAGCAGTCACGTGGAGATCTCACCAGTTGTGAGGTTTTCTTGACATTACCCAATTCCTTGACGTTCTTACATAACTATGATGTTGGACTGCCTAAAATAGAACCTCTTCTgatctgtttttgttgttatcgCCAATTCTACTGCAGCTACACAGGAGCTTGGATGTTTGGACGGTTAAGCCTTTCTAAATAATTAGGAAAGGTCGGCGGGCCAGATTAAAAGGCCGAAggggccagatgtggcctcaGGTTTGATTTCTCTCCATTTATGTTGACAAAAGCAGTGGACCATGGAAGTGGACATCGGCTTAAGCAGGCACCTTTTGGTAAGAAGAACTTAGAGCGGTTGTCAACGTGAATGGCAAATGGCCATGAAAACATTTGTACATGGCAAAAAGATTATTTTTGAGAGGAAACAACTTACCCCCCCACTGTTCCAGGCTCGGGCCAGAGAGTTTTGTCCTTCGCTGAGTGGAGCGTCTATCAAGATCTTCCCATTGACAGCCAGAAGTTCATCCCCGGGGACGATGCCCCCTGCAAGCACGCAGGACACAAGCGGTGATGCACAGGCACCCATTAAATACAAGACCACACTGGAGGGGTCTGGACACCCCCGGTATATTCTACACATGTAGTGGCATGTAGCGTGTAGCGTGTTGTGTGCTGACCGTGCTTGTCTGCCGCTCCTCCCTCATACACGGACGACACCACTAACTTCCCCAAAGGCGAGTCCGCGCCCCCCTCCAAAGCCAAGTCCAGCTGTCCCACCTCAAGAGCGGGAAAGAAGCGTCAGTGCCGGTCCCCCATTTGCATCTCCTGAAAAAAGCCAGTGAGTACCTTTCTGATCCGGAGCAGTCTCACGTCCCGTCCTGCTATCTGGTCCGACGAGAACTTAGATCACAGAGAGGGAGCAAACCAGGAGAGAGACCATAACGGGAATAATGAGCTGATATCGGAGCGTTGCTTTCTCATCAGGCACggataaacaacaacaatcacggataaacaacaacaatcacggaaaacaacaacaatcatggataaacaacaacaatcacgGATAAACAACGAAGACTGGAGCTGCTTGTGGTCCACGTTACTCTAACATCTCATCCAGCCACcttcttctgcttatccaaGGTCACAGGAGCAGAAGCCTCGGCAGGGAAGTTCACATTTCCCTGCCGGCTATGTGGTCCAGCCCCTCCCGTTGGATCCACTTAGGTACTTATACTCCTGTACTTGGGGGCAGGATCTCCTCCCCGGCCGACAGGGTGTGAAGCACCCAAATCAGGCAGTCCGGTACCCCATTTTCCCGGGGTACTGCCCACAGGTTCCTCAAGGAACACTGTCGAGTCCCTTCTCCGTGTCCACAAAACACTTGTAGGCCGGTTGGGTAAACCCCTGGCAAGACTGGCAAGGACCCTGCTGAGACTGCAGAGCTGGTCCACAATCTCACAACCAGCCAGCAGAAGCTCAGTTACCACAGCATGTTCTACCATGAGTATTTAGGCTATTCATATTTCTTCTGTAAAGAAGACATACAATACCATTGAGTGGGGATCGAAGTCTTCCAAGTATTTCTGAAAGCCCTGGAAGAAAATCAATAGAGTTAATTTCACCAACAACATCACTAAAGAAGGACCAACAGgaagcaaagcaaaacaaagcatttcCTTTTCCTGTGACAACCAGCGTGGGAACGTCTCAGCCATTCTGATCGCCAACAAAGACGCTTTAaagattgtttttcttttacaaaatacaaacaagACACAAGAAGAACACCAGAGCTCTGTCGCTcttgggtcgtgggggtgctggagcctatcccagctgtctttgggtgagaggtggtcagccaatcacagggcacatatagaccaacaacccccccccccacattcatacctatggacaatttggagtggctaattaacctagcatgtttttggaatgtgggagggaagaggagtacccggagaaaagccaggcatgcacgggaagaacatgcaaatccacacagagatggccgaggggggcgcctatattcaccttttaaataatattattacatttgataagGAACATCTCAGTCCATCTCAGCCCCCAGACCTAAATATGATTGACAGTCTGTGGtgggaaaccatcaaacctgactcaactggagatgttctggaaagaggaatggtccaaaataccttagaccagaatccagaccctcatgggaagctataggaagcatttatttctgctaaaggaggatctactaaatattgatttaGTCATTTTTCAGTTGGGGGGCCCAAATGTATGCCCCCGCCTACTGTAGTTGGCCTTGTCATCTATAGGATATATGTACCTATATTTACCCAGTTGTTTCCAAAGGTACATtaccactttttcacaccagtgTATTTCTATTagtgttcatttagccattttttgactaataataggctatataTAGGCTACTATATATTCAACCTCAAAGAGCCTGATTTAGTAACCGTGAAAAACGTAAAGCTGCAAACTGTGGCGAGGGAGGACCGTATCATCATGCCTGCTGTGGACATGCAGAGGGTGGACCGCTGCCTTGGAGACTGATTGGACCCACTTGCAATCATCAGTGAGTGGCACATGATTACCTCTGAGGTGCACCCCCACAGGACACGTTACCTCCATaacacagcaacacaaagcCGCAGAGAAGAAAAGACACGCTAGGAAGGAAAGACGGCAAACTGCGGTGTAGACGCAGTCCATCACATCCCAGGGATGCCATCCTTACTGATGGGTTCAGGCCAAACCAGTTTATGGCGGTTCACACGGGGGGTAAACGTGCCTCGAGGGTTAAGAAGTAGTTCCAGCCGTGGATCCGTGCACAGACCATCAGTAACTCTTAAAGCCATGAAGGTAGCAAGGCCACGGGGAATTACAGAACCTCAAAGCCCGTATCCAAGAAGAAAGGCCAGTAGAGCAAAGGTGGAATGAAAAGAGGCAGGACTGGGATTACTTGTGGTTTGGTGTTGGATCTGAAAGACGAGTTGAACGGCACCATCCGCTTCAACATTTCTGGAGGCTGAAACACAAGATGGTATTGGAAGCTAAATGGAAGACATGTTTCATGGCTGCACTCCAGGCACACCAACATCCTAGAAGTCAATGACAAGATTCCAGGTAACCATGACGACTGGCAAATTAGGTTCATCTTGAGAAGAAAACAGAGCCTtgacatgaccccccccccaccccccgttgATTACGATGTTGAAGCTGATGGCCGATGATGTCCAGAGTAGGCACCAGCTAGCCGCTAGCTCATCACCACTTTTCAGTTAGCTCTCCAAAGATCTTGTTCATTATTAGAACTCCTATACCCCAAAAAGCAAGAAAGTGGGGTATgttcgtagttaggaagcactttgggagtGTGGCCAATTACAGCGCcgtgggcgtgtctggaggcggaccgtgggtggaataaatgaaaacagtgggaagcacaaatccaaggaaatacagctgaataggtgcagattccggaagctctagaaagttttctgtgctggttattgtgtgtagctgctctataggagcccacaaaaaaacagcttaaATAGAAGCTACTGGATACCACATAGGAATAGGTTTGTCTCCCAACTCTGATATCCACAAACGTATTTTCCATAAAGCAGCTGCCGTGTTGCAAGACTTCAATTAAGCAACCGTTTGGCGGATCACGTTTACGGGGAATCACATGACGAGTGTCATTGCATACCAGGCCGTCAGAGCGGACAGCGGCTCTGTGTGGATCCGGCCGGTGGGTCTGCGACTGGGGCAGCATGACGGGCTTGGACATGACAGGAGCTGTCGGACGGCGCTGGTTGGGCGGACTGGGCGCTAGTTGCTATCGGGATGTTGGCGTATTTAAATCGGGGTTGGCCTTCAAACACCTTGATGGGCGCGGGAACTCACCAAGGAAGGAGTGGACATGCGACTGGCGTGGGATGTATTTCTCATCACCTGAACCACAAGAGAATACAATGAGAGCAGAAACATCTTTGCAGCCACACTCCATGTTCTTCAGGGTGCCAGACTTTTCATCTATTTTTCCTCCATCAGCAAAAGAAATCTGATGATTAGCACAGTTAGCATAGTTAGCTATGAAAGTTGACCCTAGCATCCCTGGCTGTTTGATAGGACTGTACATGATCACATATCCATACATCATTAGCGTTCCACGGTGGAAGGAATGTGCTTCCCAAGTATGGGAGGATCCATGGTATCATCCCAGTCTGCATCCCGCTCCATGCATCATGACAACGAGGCCGCTACCAATCAAGAGCAGTCACTCCATGTTCACATGCGTTCCCCGAGGCCAAAGAGGACTCCATACCCCCACCAAGACAATATTATGTCACCATGACCTAACATCTCTACACGGACGTAAAATATGCACTGCAATTGTTTGAAGGTTTGAAGCCCAACACAGCACGCATCCACAAACATGAGCACCTCTGACCTTGGGACTGGGAGGGTAGGACATCTCACTGGCGTTGGAGGAGTAGATGCCCCCCCTCGGCAGGTAGCCACCTGCCTCCCACTCGCTCCTGCCTCCGGGCGGACTGGCGGGGTGAGGGAGGTGAGGATGCTGGCGGGAACCACCGAAGGCGGAAACTCTCTCTTCCGACTGTTGCGGGAGTGGGGGCGGCGGGGGTGgcggaggagggggaggaggagggggcggcGGTCTTGGGGTGGGTTGAGGGAATGATGGGGGACGGGTAGACTGAGATGGAGGCGGGGCTTGGGCAGGGTGAAGCCTGCGCCCCGTCCTGCCCGAGGTAGGTTTGtcaaggtggggtgggggcggcGCGTGATGCTGGGGAGATAGTTTTGAAGAAGATGGAGAATAGTTGGGAACGGTGGGGTTTAGTTTGGGTGACGGCGGAGGGAGGGGCAAGGGCGGGGGAGGCTGGCTCATCAGCGGCTGGGTGGGGGCCAGCCTCTTGAGCGGCCCCTTCAGGCTTTGATCAACCTCATCCAGATTGATGTCATCCAGGTCGGTGGTGGCCAGGTGAAGACCTCCGGGGAAACGCTTCACCTTGGGCTCCGAAGTCGGGGACAGTGGAGGCGAAAGCTTCACAATGAAAGAAAGACAATGAGTACGTTGGGACCTGGTCTCCGGTGGCCCTCTTAAGTCAACAGGGGGGGGCGTGGCCATCGGGCCTTTTCCCCCTGCAACTACTCCTACTAGCACCTACTAGCACCCAGATAATGGAGCCCATTTAGTGTTTTTAAATGCACTTTTGTCAGATATAAAGGGCCAAACACATGCAGACAAGCTCATGGCAAGGGGGGGTCTCAGGGGTACCTCTGGCGACTCATTCTCCACGCAAGAGATTTGTTCCAACCGCGTCTGACACAGACGCTCCACCCAGTGTTGAACCTTCTCCGACTCCTCCAGGTCTTCCCTTTCTGTCTCGGAAACCTGGTGCACACACGTTGTCATTGAGCACAGCAAAAGGTCCATGGGTTGTACACGCACGGTACACGCACGGTACACGCACGGTACACGCA
This window harbors:
- the LOC131131082 gene encoding harmonin-like isoform X7, producing the protein MSWVPGWALWPRMVCCGVCSDGHSMSCIDKVLPPQKGEKKKKKKKVSNTDTLQEQRKNKKEMEFELKLAKEKEEMYEREKQLKINRLVQEVSETEREDLEESEKVQHWVERLCQTRLEQISCVENESPELSPPLSPTSEPKVKRFPGGLHLATTDLDDINLDEVDQSLKGPLKRLAPTQPLMSQPPPPLPLPPPSPKLNPTVPNYSPSSSKLSPQHHAPPPPHLDKPTSGRTGRRLHPAQAPPPSQSTRPPSFPQPTPRPPPPPPPPPPPPPPPPLPQQSEERVSAFGGSRQHPHLPHPASPPGGRSEWEAGGYLPRGGIYSSNASEMSYPPSPKVMRNTSHASRMSTPSLPPEMLKRMVPFNSSFRSNTKPQGFQKYLEDFDPHSMFSSDQIAGRDVRLLRIRKVGQLDLALEGGADSPLGKLVVSSVYEGGAADKHGGIVPGDELLAVNGKILIDAPLSEGQNSLARAWNSGGDWIDVVIAVSPPKEYEDEVTFF
- the LOC131131082 gene encoding harmonin-like isoform X5, which translates into the protein MSWVPGWALWPRMVCCGVCSDGHSMSCIDKVLPPQKGEKKKKKKKVSNTDTLQEQRKNKKEMEFELKLAKEKEEMYEREKQLKINRLVQEVSETEREDLEESEKVQHWVERLCQTRLEQISCVENESPELSPPLSPTSEPKVKRFPGGLHLATTDLDDINLDEVDQSLKGPLKRLAPTQPLMSQPPPPLPLPPPSPKLNPTVPNYSPSSSKLSPQHHAPPPPHLDKPTSGRTGRRLHPAQAPPPSQSTRPPSFPQPTPRPPPPPPPPPPPPPPPPLPQQSEERVSAFGGSRQHPHLPHPASPPGGRSEWEAGGYLPRGGIYSSNASEMSYPPSPKVMRNTSHASRMSTPSLQLAPSPPNQRRPTAPVMSKPVMLPQSQTHRPDPHRAAVRSDGLPPEMLKRMVPFNSSFRSNTKPQFSSDQIAGRDVRLLRIRKVGQLDLALEGGADSPLGKLVVSSVYEGGAADKHGGIVPGDELLAVNGKILIDAPLSEGQNSLARAWNSGGDWIDVVIAVSPPKEYEDEVTFF
- the LOC131131082 gene encoding harmonin-like isoform X3, producing the protein MSWVPGWALWPRMVCCGVCSDGHSMSCIDKVLPPQKGEKKKKKKKVSNTDTLQEQRKNKKEMEFELKLAKEKEEMYEREKQLKINRLVQEVSETEREDLEESEKVQHWVERLCQTRLEQISCVENESPELSPPLSPTSEPKVKRFPGGLHLATTDLDDINLDEVDQSLKGPLKRLAPTQPLMSQPPPPLPLPPPSPKLNPTVPNYSPSSSKLSPQHHAPPPPHLDKPTSGRTGRRLHPAQAPPPSQSTRPPSFPQPTPRPPPPPPPPPPPPPPPPLPQQSEERVSAFGGSRQHPHLPHPASPPGGRSEWEAGGYLPRGGIYSSNASEMSYPPSPKVMRNTSHASRMSTPSLQLAPSPPNQRRPTAPVMSKPVMLPQSQTHRPDPHRAAVRSDGLPPEMLKRMVPFNSSFRSNTKPQGFQKYLEDFDPHSMFSSDQIAGRDVRLLRIRKVGQLDLALEGGADSPLGKLVVSSVYEGGAADKHGGIVPGDELLAVNGKILIDAPLSEGQNSLARAWNSGGDWIDVVIAVSPPKEYEDEVTFF
- the LOC131131082 gene encoding harmonin-like isoform X9, producing the protein MSWVPGWALWPRMVCCGVCSDGHSMSCIDKVLPPQKGEKKKKKKKVSNTDTLQEQRKNKKEMEFELKLAKEKEEMYEREKQLKINRLVQEVSETEREDLEESEKVQHWVERLCQTRLEQISCVENESPELSPPLSPTSEPKVKRFPGGLHLATTDLDDINLDEVDQSLKGPLKRLAPTQPLMSQPPPPLPLPPPSPKLNPTVPNYSPSSSKLSPQHHAPPPPHLDKPTSGRTGRRLHPAQAPPPSQSTRPPSFPQPTPRPPPPPPPPPPPPPPPPLPQQSEERVSAFGGSRQHPHLPHPASPPGGRSEWEAGGYLPRGGIYSSNASEMSYPPSPKFSSDQIAGRDVRLLRIRKVGQLDLALEGGADSPLGKLVVSSVYEGGAADKHGGIVPGDELLAVNGKILIDAPLSEGQNSLARAWNSGGDWIDVVIAVSPPKEYEDEVTFF
- the LOC131131082 gene encoding harmonin-like isoform X8; the encoded protein is MSWVPGWALWPRMVCCGVCSDGHSMSCIDKVLPPQKGEKKKKKKKVSNTDTLQEQRKNKKEMEFELKLAKEKEEMYEREKQLKINRLVQEVSETEREDLEESEKVQHWVERLCQTRLEQISCVENESPELSPPLSPTSEPKVKRFPGGLHLATTDLDDINLDEVDQSLKGPLKRLAPTQPLMSQPPPPLPLPPPSPKLNPTVPNYSPSSSKLSPQHHAPPPPHLDKPTSGRTGRRLHPAQAPPPSQSTRPPSFPQPTPRPPPPPPPPPPPPPPPPLPQQSEERVSAFGGSRQHPHLPHPASPPGGRSEWEAGGYLPRGGIYSSNASEMSYPPSPKVMRNTSHASRMSTPSLGFQKYLEDFDPHSMFSSDQIAGRDVRLLRIRKVGQLDLALEGGADSPLGKLVVSSVYEGGAADKHGGIVPGDELLAVNGKILIDAPLSEGQNSLARAWNSGGDWIDVVIAVSPPKEYEDEVTFF
- the LOC131131082 gene encoding harmonin-like isoform X2, which encodes MSWVPGWALWPRMVCCGVCSDGHSMSCIDKVLPPQKGEKKKKKKKVSNTDTLQEQRKNKKEMEFELKLAKEKEEMYEREKQLKINRLVQEVSETEREDLEESEKVQHWVERLCQTRLEQISCVENESPELSPPLSPTSEPKVKRFPGGLHLATTDLDDINLDEVDQSLKGPLKRLAPTQPLMSQPPPPLPLPPPSPKLNPTVPNYSPSSSKLSPQHHAPPPPHLDKPTSGRTGRRLHPAQAPPPSQSTRPPSFPQPTPRPPPPPPPPPPPPPPPPLPQQSEERVSAFGGSRQHPHLPHPASPPGGRSEWEAGGYLPRGGIYSSNASEMSYPPSPKVMRNTSHASRMSTPSLQLAPSPPNQRRPTAPVMSKPVMLPQSQTHRPDPHRAAVRSDGLVCNDTRHVIPRKRDPPNGCLIEVLQHGSCFMENTFVDIRVGRQTYSYVVSSSFYLSCFFVGSYRAATHNNQHRKLSRASGICTYSAVFPWICASHCFHLFHPRSASRHAHGAVIGHTPKVLPNYEHTPLSCFLGYRSSNNEQDLWRAN
- the LOC131131082 gene encoding uncharacterized protein LOC131131082 isoform X6; its protein translation is MSWVPGWALWPRMVCCGVCSDGHSMSCIDKVLPPQKGEKKKKKKKVSNTDTLQEQRKNKKEMEFELKLAKEKEEMYEREKQLKINRLVQELSPPLSPTSEPKVKRFPGGLHLATTDLDDINLDEVDQSLKGPLKRLAPTQPLMSQPPPPLPLPPPSPKLNPTVPNYSPSSSKLSPQHHAPPPPHLDKPTSGRTGRRLHPAQAPPPSQSTRPPSFPQPTPRPPPPPPPPPPPPPPPPLPQQSEERVSAFGGSRQHPHLPHPASPPGGRSEWEAGGYLPRGGIYSSNASEMSYPPSPKVMRNTSHASRMSTPSLQLAPSPPNQRRPTAPVMSKPVMLPQSQTHRPDPHRAAVRSDGLVCNDTRHVIPRKRDPPNGCLIEVLQHGSCFMENTFVDIRVGRQTYSYVVSSSFYLSCFFVGSYRAATHNNQHRKLSRASGICTYSAVFPWICASHCFHLFHPRSASRHAHGAVIGHTPKVLPNYEHTPLSCFLGYRSSNNEQDLWRAN